A single region of the Candidatus Woesearchaeota archaeon genome encodes:
- the msrA gene encoding peptide-methionine (S)-S-oxide reductase MsrA, translating into MEKNKQVEKAIFAAGCFWGVEEAFRTLPGVIATRVGYTGGKTKNPTYEEVCSHTTDHAEAVEITFDQQKISYEVLLDTFWHIHDPTTKDRQGPDIGSQYRSAIFFQNNEQKEKAQEFLKRIETSGRYKQPIVTEITKAAVFYPAEEYHQQYYQRHKLTGFICHAFAKK; encoded by the coding sequence ATGGAAAAAAACAAGCAGGTCGAGAAAGCAATCTTTGCTGCTGGCTGTTTCTGGGGAGTTGAAGAAGCCTTTCGTACCCTTCCGGGTGTTATAGCTACCCGTGTTGGCTATACTGGTGGCAAAACAAAGAATCCAACCTATGAAGAGGTTTGTTCTCACACAACTGACCATGCAGAGGCTGTTGAGATAACCTTTGATCAGCAGAAGATTTCCTACGAAGTATTGCTCGATACCTTCTGGCATATCCATGATCCAACAACGAAAGACAGACAAGGTCCTGATATTGGTAGTCAATACCGCTCTGCTATTTTTTTTCAGAACAATGAGCAGAAAGAAAAAGCACAAGAATTTCTAAAAAGAATTGAAACATCAGGAAGATATAAACAACCGATTGTTACGGAGATTACCAAAGCAGCTGTTTTTTATCCAGCCGAAGAGTACCACCAACAGTATTACCAGAGGCACAAGCTTACAGGCTTTATTTGTCATGCATTTGCTAAGAAGTAA